From the Clostridium cagae genome, the window TAATAAATAAGTTATGATAAAAATGCAATATCTATATTAATAAATAGGAGGATAATTAATTTATTACCAATAGGATCAGTAGTGTTATTGAAAGATAGTGATAAAAAATTAATGATTATAGGTCGTTTGCAAAAACAAGTAGGAGATGAAAAAGAAATTGAGTGGGATTACTCAGCTTGTTTATATCCAGAAGGCAATTTAAGACCAGATAGTTTATTTTTGTTTAACAATGATGTTATTGAAAAAGTATATTTTATAGGTTATGAAGATGAGGATGAAGTTAAATATAGTGAAAAAATAAATGAATATAGAAATAATAAGAAATAGCCTGAGCAATATTAATAAGCATTTTAAAGCTAATACATTAATTGTGATGTATTAGCTTTGTTTAATTAAAGGCTAGTCCAGTCAACTGACGTTAACAGTAGTCATCAAAATGCGCATAAATCATTAGAATAATTTTGGATAAGTATAGAAAACATGGAGAGTTTAATGGATTAAATCCAAATATTGGAGAATATAACGTGGCATTAAATAAATTGGTTTGAAAATTGTGGTAAGAAAAACGCAATATCTAAATATAGTATAAGTTATGCAAAAGATATTAATAGTACTATAAAGCATTGTTCAAGTATTAGGTGGGAAAATATTGCTTTAGAGACCAGTCAAGATGTGCATTCATATCTTATAGCAAATCGAGTAAATACTCCATATACATGGAATGAAGTTGTTATAGAAATTAAAAAAAATATATTGCCACCAATTTTAGAAAAAGTAAAATGCAGTGGAGAAAAATATATGGAGAAGCAGGTGATATTATACGAACAATAGAATCAAATTTACTGGATTTTATAATTTTATCTGCATTTAGAGAATATAAACAAGATACATTTCATGAAGAGTTATTAAAAATATATGAGCAAGGATGTTTTCCTTGTGGATGGAAAGGAGCTTATCCTGAAGGAAAAATAGTAATATGGTAAAGGAGTTAATTAATGGAATATAGGAAAGTGATTTTTATTAAGGATTGTGAAATTATGTCTAATAAATTATTTGATGTAATGGAAATGAGCTTTGAGGATACTACTGAATTTGATAAACAAATATTATCCATTTTATCCTTTGGTATGATAAATGCTTATGCCATGGAAGAAAAAATTTCAGTAGATATTGTAAACATAACATCTGAATATGTGCTAATAAAAGTTTTTAAATATTCAAATGAACAAGCACATACATTTTTGGAAAAGATGATAGAAGGAACTAGAAAGGAAAAAAATCCTGTTTATTATCATATAATTCATCAAGGAATTGAGATGTTTTATGAATATGGTAAATATGAAAAAGATGCGATGTTTGATAGAATAATCAAAATATATTTATTATTAGGAAATTCTTAAAAATAAAAACGAGGTTATTATATTTATGCAAGATGATATATTTTTAAAAAAGAGTACAGAAGTAGCAGATAATTTATTAGAAATTTTAGAAGTAGAGTTAGAGGAATTAACATCTAAAGAAAAGGAACTGATAGCTGCATATTCTTTTGGAATTTTAGCTAAAATGGCACAAGAAAATTCAATTTCGGAAGAATTAAAAAACTCAGGTGTTAAGAAACTACTTATGGAAGTGTTAAAATGTACAACTAAAGAAGCCGATGAATTATTAAAAAGGTTATTTGGTAGTATTCAAGATAAGAGTGATGAAGGATTTCATATTATGATTTACCAGGGAAAATCTTCATATCATGATTATAATACAGAAAATTATAATGAAATATATAACAATCTTACAAATATGATTGATATAGTTGCAAGAAAAGAATATGAGTGCTATTAATTATAAAGATTAGTATGTTAAAAACAGGTGATTGAACTGCTTCCTTTATAGTAGACAGTAAAAATAATAAAACTGTTTCTATAAAGGGGGTATTTTTGTGTCAAGAAAAGAAATTATTGATTTATGATGAAGAAGGAAATTTAATTACACATATAATAGTGAAAAATTACTTAAAAGTAAGAGTGCATAAGGAAGAAATAAAAATAGAAACAAATGATGGTACAAAAATACGGTAGATGCAATTGCTAAAGATAAAAATGGTAACATAGTAATACAAGAATATAAAAGTTCTGAAACTGCAACATATACAAAAAATCAAGAGAAGGGGTTTCCAGAATTATATAAACATGGTGGAAAGGTGGTTGGAAAGGGAAAAGGAGAATTTATAGAAGAGGTCCAAATACCAAAGGGAACTCGCGTTGAGGTTGTAAGACCAAATGGAAAAAGTTATTTTGAATGAAGATAGGGTTTTTAATAAAAGAATAATACAGAATTTAAATTCAAAAATATGAGGTTATTATGAATAATAAAGACACTTTTTTAGATAAAGGTCAAGTTGAAAGAGTATTATCTAAAATTGATAATAATGGTAAGGTAAGTACTTATAGATTAAACAGCAAGGGTGAAATTATTGGAATTTGGCCATGATAAATTAAAGGAGGAGTAATTTATGGTAAGGGATAAATTAAAGTCTTTTGAGTATTTTAAAAATCAAATACTTAATAAAGAAAAATATGTACAAGAAGATAGAATTGAAATAATGGAATTAGAAGAAGATATAAAAAACGGAATAAATAGATTTCCCAAAGACAATCAAAGTATTATTTGTTCAACATATCAAACTAGTGCTATGCATGAAATGGAAAAAATATTAGCAATGTATTCTGCTGGAATGCCAGTAGAGCCTTTAAATGAAGAGTTTGAATATACAATAGTATGTATGGAAAACTATGGTGAACATAGAATTGGATATTTATATTTACTTTGGATGATATCACTTGGAATATTATTAGAAACTGATAAAAAGAATATAGAAAGATTGTCTAAGTTAGTAGAGAAAGAAAATATTAAAGATTTAGTAATTGATTATTTATTATATGTTAGTGATATTGGATGGAATAAAATTACAAGTATTTATTATAAAGAAAATCCATATTCAAAAATAAGAGAAATTATAGAACTTGCAGAAAAAGATAAAAGTGAAGCATCTAAAAGAATGCAAAAGTATATGGAGAAAGAATGGTTTAAAGGTTATTATGATTATGAATGGAAGAATGCACATAAAGAGCCTGGTTATGTAGGCATTTGGAGTTTGGAAACAGCAGCACTAGCAAAAATATTAGAACTTGACGATACAGAATTATTAGAAAATAATCACTACCCATACGATTTAACACATTATAAAAATACAATAAAATTTAAGCAAGTTTCTCTGACTGAATATAGTTATGATGATAGTGAAGAGATAGACGAAGGAAAAGAAGGGATTGAAAATAATCATTTATTGGAAAAAATAATTCCAATAAAGTGGCATGCATTGATTAATGAATTAATAAGTGATTATAATGTTTTGGATGACAGTAGTTTTTATGAAAAATATAAAAAACTTATTGGATTAGATCAAATATGGTTTTTATTACAAGAATATGCAAAGGAAAACAAGGAAAAAAATCTTTTAGGAACTTTAATTGTTTTTGCAATGACAGAAAAAGAATATATTTTTCAATTGGATTATAAGGAAGATGTGGCTGGATATTATTCAAGTATAAAAAATTACTGGGATAAACTAGAAGTTAAATTGGTTCAATTTTTATTAGATAATGATCAAAACTACTATGCATTAGTACCTAAAAATATAAATATCAGTAATATATATGAAATTACTATTATTGATGTAAAATAATAAAATATATTTTTATTATATGTATGAGTGGATATAATGAAAGCAAGTGAAGCATTTAATTATCTATGTATTTTAACATATGATAAATATAAGAATGATAATTCTAATTTTATAAAGTTTTATACTATATTTTAAACAAGTAAATAAAAACAGAGGAACTTATAAACTTACGATAATGTTAAAATGGCAAGGTGTCCACATTGTGAATATATAACAGATGGAGTTAATTATTTTCCAGAATCTTTGTGGTATTGTAAGAATCAAGGTAGAAAATATGGAGATTGTAGCAAATAATCACTAAAATTTGAGATATTTTAATATTATATAATAACGAGAATGGAGATATGAATATGATTAGTAAAGAAGAGTATGAAAAAATATTTAAGCATAGTATTAGTGATACACATTTAGACGCAACTGATGAATATGATGATTTTGTTGAATATAGAGGAGAACTTTATTCAGGAATAGGATTTTCAGATAGCATATTTACAGAAATATTAACTAAATTGGTTTTGTATAAAAATGGTTTAAAAGATGGAATATGTAGAGAATGGCATGATAATGGTTTTATAAAGCAAGAAGCATTAGAAATGGGAATGCCAAATGGATATAGAAGAAAATGGGATAAAAAAGGGAATTTGATTTTTGAAGGTATTTTTATAAATGGTTTATGTATTTATGAAAGAAAATTAAATGAAAATTGAAGAAGAGAAGAACTTATATATACAAGAAATATTAAGTTTTGTAGAGATATATATAATGAAAGGAATCTTAAAAGAGCGGAGATTGTTTCTGATAATATAGAAAAAAATTTTAAAGATAGTAAATATATAAATGGGATTTTAGAAATATTTGAAAAGTATAAAGACGATACAAGTGAAAATGTAATTGATAAAATAGGTAGTGAAATATTAAAGTTTT encodes:
- a CDS encoding DUF4176 domain-containing protein — protein: MGSVVLLKDSDKKLMIIGRLQKQVGDEKEIEWDYSACLYPEGNLRPDSLFLFNNDVIEKVYFIGYEDEDEVKYSEKINEYRNNKK
- the imm48 gene encoding Imm48 family immunity protein, with translation MEYRKVIFIKDCEIMSNKLFDVMEMSFEDTTEFDKQILSILSFGMINAYAMEEKISVDIVNITSEYVLIKVFKYSNEQAHTFLEKMIEGTRKEKNPVYYHIIHQGIEMFYEYGKYEKDAMFDRIIKIYLLLGNS
- the imm48 gene encoding Imm48 family immunity protein; the protein is MQDDIFLKKSTEVADNLLEILEVELEELTSKEKELIAAYSFGILAKMAQENSISEELKNSGVKKLLMEVLKCTTKEADELLKRLFGSIQDKSDEGFHIMIYQGKSSYHDYNTENYNEIYNNLTNMIDIVARKEYECY
- a CDS encoding PoNe immunity protein domain-containing protein; this translates as MVRDKLKSFEYFKNQILNKEKYVQEDRIEIMELEEDIKNGINRFPKDNQSIICSTYQTSAMHEMEKILAMYSAGMPVEPLNEEFEYTIVCMENYGEHRIGYLYLLWMISLGILLETDKKNIERLSKLVEKENIKDLVIDYLLYVSDIGWNKITSIYYKENPYSKIREIIELAEKDKSEASKRMQKYMEKEWFKGYYDYEWKNAHKEPGYVGIWSLETAALAKILELDDTELLENNHYPYDLTHYKNTIKFKQVSLTEYSYDDSEEIDEGKEGIENNHLLEKIIPIKWHALINELISDYNVLDDSSFYEKYKKLIGLDQIWFLLQEYAKENKEKNLLGTLIVFAMTEKEYIFQLDYKEDVAGYYSSIKNYWDKLEVKLVQFLLDNDQNYYALVPKNINISNIYEITIIDVK